Proteins from one Microbacterium faecale genomic window:
- the glyA gene encoding serine hydroxymethyltransferase — protein sequence MTDSLFNAPLADVDPEIAAVLQRELDRQRGFLEMIASENFVPLSVMQSQGSVLTNKYAEGYPGRRYYGGCEEVDIAENLAIERAKSLFGSAYANVQPHSGASANAAVLHAIARQGDTVLGLSLDHGGHLTHGMKLNFSGRLYDIVAYGVDPETSLVDMDEVRQLAREHKPKVIIAGWSAYPRKLDFAAFREIADEVGAYLWVDMAHFAGLVAAGVHPNPVPHAHVVSSTVHKTIGGPRSGFILTNDADIAKKINSAVFPGQQGGPLMHVIAAKATAFKLAATDAFVDRQKRTVRGAQILAERLTQPDVAEAGITLRSNGTDVHLVLVDLRGASIDGKQAEDLLHEIRITVNRNSVPNDPRPPMVTSGLRIGTPALATRGFGDEEFTEVADIIARALLPNPDVAALRARVTALADAHPLYDGVESAGQGYAG from the coding sequence ATGACTGATTCGCTGTTCAACGCCCCCCTGGCCGACGTCGACCCTGAGATCGCGGCGGTCCTGCAGCGCGAACTCGATCGACAGCGCGGCTTCCTCGAGATGATCGCATCCGAGAACTTCGTTCCGCTGTCGGTCATGCAGTCGCAGGGATCCGTGCTGACGAACAAGTACGCGGAAGGCTACCCCGGGCGGCGCTATTACGGTGGTTGCGAAGAGGTCGACATCGCCGAGAACCTCGCCATCGAGCGCGCGAAGTCGCTGTTCGGATCCGCGTATGCGAACGTGCAGCCGCACTCCGGTGCGTCGGCGAACGCGGCCGTGCTGCACGCGATCGCGCGGCAGGGCGACACCGTGCTCGGCCTGTCGCTCGACCACGGCGGCCACCTCACGCACGGCATGAAGCTCAACTTCTCGGGCCGGCTCTACGACATCGTCGCGTACGGCGTCGACCCCGAGACGTCGCTCGTCGACATGGACGAGGTGCGCCAGCTCGCGCGCGAGCACAAGCCGAAGGTCATCATCGCCGGCTGGTCGGCGTACCCACGCAAGCTCGACTTCGCCGCCTTCCGCGAGATCGCCGACGAGGTCGGCGCGTATCTGTGGGTCGACATGGCGCACTTCGCCGGCCTCGTGGCCGCCGGCGTCCACCCGAACCCCGTGCCCCACGCGCACGTCGTCTCATCGACGGTGCACAAGACGATCGGCGGCCCGCGCTCGGGCTTCATCCTCACCAACGACGCCGACATCGCGAAGAAGATCAACTCCGCAGTCTTCCCCGGCCAGCAGGGTGGACCGCTGATGCACGTTATCGCCGCGAAGGCCACGGCGTTCAAGCTCGCGGCGACCGATGCGTTCGTCGACCGTCAGAAGCGCACCGTGCGCGGCGCGCAGATCCTCGCAGAACGCCTCACGCAGCCCGACGTCGCCGAGGCCGGCATCACGCTGCGCTCGAACGGCACCGACGTGCACCTGGTGCTCGTCGATCTGCGCGGTGCATCGATCGACGGCAAGCAGGCCGAGGATCTCCTGCACGAGATCCGCATCACGGTCAACCGCAACTCGGTGCCGAACGACCCGCGGCCGCCGATGGTGACCTCCGGGCTCCGCATCGGCACGCCCGCGCTCGCGACGCGCGGCTTCGGCGATGAGGAGTTCACCGAGGTGGCCGACATCATCGCCCGCGCGCTCCTGCCGAACCCCGACGTCGCGGCGCTGCGTGCGCGCGTGACGGCCCTCGCTGACGCCCACCCCCTCTACGACGGGGTCGAGAGCGCTGGCCAGGGCTACGCGGGCTGA
- a CDS encoding bifunctional methylenetetrahydrofolate dehydrogenase/methenyltetrahydrofolate cyclohydrolase yields MTAQVLDGKAASAAIKSELAERIASLKERGVTPGIATVLVGADPASQLYVGMKHKQSVAIGMNSIQRELPADATQEDVEALLDELNADPTCHGYIVQLPLPKHIDTDRVLERIDPAKDADGLHPTNLGRLVLNVNSEITTPLPCTPRGVIELLVRNGYDLNGKHVVVVGRGVTIGRSVGLLLTRREYNATVTLTHTGTVDMSAHLREADVIVASAGVKHLVTAADVKPGAAVLDVGVTREEDPETGKPKIYGDVHPDVGEVAGYLSPNPGGVGPMTVALLMTNVVEAAERSLA; encoded by the coding sequence ATGACCGCACAGGTCCTCGACGGCAAGGCCGCGTCCGCGGCAATTAAGAGCGAGCTCGCCGAGCGAATCGCCTCGCTCAAGGAGCGCGGCGTGACGCCGGGTATCGCGACCGTTCTGGTCGGGGCGGATCCAGCTTCGCAGCTGTACGTCGGAATGAAGCACAAGCAGTCCGTTGCGATCGGGATGAACTCGATCCAGCGGGAGCTGCCGGCCGACGCGACGCAGGAAGACGTCGAGGCGCTCCTCGACGAGCTGAACGCGGATCCGACGTGTCACGGCTACATCGTGCAGCTGCCGTTGCCGAAGCACATCGACACCGACCGCGTGCTCGAGCGGATCGACCCGGCCAAGGACGCGGACGGCCTGCACCCGACGAACCTCGGACGGCTCGTGCTCAACGTCAACAGCGAGATCACGACACCGTTGCCGTGCACGCCGCGCGGCGTCATCGAGCTGCTCGTGCGCAACGGCTACGACCTCAACGGCAAGCACGTCGTGGTCGTCGGCCGCGGCGTGACGATCGGACGTTCGGTGGGGCTGCTGCTGACCCGGCGCGAGTACAACGCCACGGTCACCCTGACGCACACCGGCACGGTCGACATGTCGGCGCACCTGCGCGAAGCCGACGTCATCGTCGCCTCGGCAGGCGTGAAGCACCTCGTCACGGCAGCCGATGTGAAACCGGGCGCTGCGGTGCTCGACGTCGGCGTGACGCGCGAGGAGGACCCGGAGACCGGCAAGCCGAAGATCTACGGCGACGTGCACCCGGACGTGGGGGAGGTTGCGGGTTACCTCTCGCCGAACCCGGGCGGCGTCGGCCCGATGACGGTCGCACTGCTGATGACCAACGTCGTGGAAGCTGCCGAGCGCTCGCTCGCCTGA